In Dromiciops gliroides isolate mDroGli1 chromosome 5, mDroGli1.pri, whole genome shotgun sequence, the following are encoded in one genomic region:
- the LOC122728803 gene encoding 60S ribosomal protein L7a-like → MFGDKHTLHCNSRTTSSDPIKGSRLFSSFLVLPAKMSKGKKVAPAPAVVKKQEAKKVVNPLFEKRPKNFGIGQDIQPKRDLTRFVKWPRYIRLQCQRSILYKRLKVPPAINQFSQALDRQTATQLLKLAHKYRPETKQEKKQRLLAGAEQKAAGKGDVSTKRPPVLRAGVNTVTTLVENKKAQLVVIAHDVDPTELVVFLPALCRKVGVPYCIIKGKARLGRLVHRKTCTSIAFTQVNPEDKGALAKLVEAIKTNYNDRYDEIRRHWGGNILSPKSVARIAKLEKAKAKELATKLG, encoded by the exons ATGTTTGGGGACAAACATACACTCCACTGCAACAGCAG GACCACCAGCTCTGATCCTATAAAGGGGAGCagactcttctcttcctttctcgtTCTGCCAGCCAAGATGTCAAAAGGGAAGAAGGTGGCTCCAGCCCCTGCTGTTGTAAAGAAGCAAGAGGCCAAGAAAGTGGTTAATCCTCTGTTTGAGAAGCGGCCCAAGAACTTTGGCATTGGTCAGGACATCCAGCCCAAAAGGGACCTTACTCGATTTGTCAAATGGCCTCGATACATCAGACTGCAGTGTCAAAGATCTATCCTTTATAAGCGTTTGAAAGTACCGCCAGCAATTAACCAGTTTAGCCAGGCTTTGGATCGTCAGACAGCTACTCAACTGCTTAAATTGGCTCACAAGTACAGACCTGAGACAAAGCAAGAGAAGAAGCAAAGGCTGCTGGCTGGAGCTGAACAAAAAGCTGCCGGCAAAGGAGATGTCTCCACTAAGAGACCACCTGTCCTCAGGGCGGGCGTTAACACTGTTACTACCCTGGTGGAGAACAAGAAGGCACAGTTGGTAGTGATTGCACATGACGTGGACCCCACTGAGCTAGTGgtcttccttcctgccttgtGCCGAAAAGTGGGAGTTCCTTACTGTATTATTAAAGGTAAAGCCAGACTGGGCCGTTTAGTTCACAGAAAGACTTGCACAAGCATTGCCTTCACACAGGTTAACCCTGAAGATAAGGGAGCCCTGGCTAAGCTGGTAGAAGCCATCAAAACCAATTACAATGACAGATATGATGAGATCCGTCGTCACTGGGGTGGCAACATTCTGAGTCCAAAGTCAGTGGCCCGTATTGCCAAGCTGGAAAAGGCAAAAGCTAAGGAACTTGCAACTAAATTGGGTTAA